In Vagococcus luciliae, one genomic interval encodes:
- a CDS encoding glutamate-5-semialdehyde dehydrogenase: MTLLEILGKQATKSAFFLNNATTKEKNNALKSIIKMLDKDMEIILAANEKDIELANKNGIPETMIDRLLLTKERINTMQHDIQTTIDLDDPIGKVDHMWRNEDNLLIGKQRVPLGVIGMIYESRPNVTTDASALALKSGNAIILRGGKEAFYSNRALVQSIQQALELVDFPKYCVQFIDDTSRETATKFMQLSDYLDVLIPRGGANLIQSVVKNATVPVIETGTGNCHVYVDEHANLTMAKDIVINGKCQRPSVCNATESLLVNATIAKEFFELVYPELEANHVKLRADQASLVYLPSATLATEEDFATEFNDLILSVKIVNNLDEAIQHINHYGTKHSEVIVTDSYQHSQKFMQQIDAAAVYVNASSRFTDGSVFGFGGEIGISTQKLHARGPMGLNELTTTKYIIFGEGQTRR; the protein is encoded by the coding sequence ATGACACTATTAGAAATATTGGGTAAACAAGCAACTAAATCGGCCTTTTTCTTGAATAATGCCACAACAAAAGAAAAAAATAATGCACTAAAATCTATCATCAAAATGCTAGATAAAGATATGGAGATTATCTTGGCAGCAAATGAAAAAGATATTGAATTAGCTAATAAAAATGGGATTCCTGAAACCATGATTGACAGGCTACTTCTCACAAAAGAACGAATTAATACGATGCAACACGACATTCAGACAACCATTGATTTAGACGACCCCATAGGAAAAGTTGATCATATGTGGCGAAACGAGGATAATTTATTAATTGGAAAACAACGAGTTCCATTAGGCGTTATTGGTATGATTTATGAATCAAGACCTAACGTTACAACTGATGCATCAGCTCTTGCTCTAAAATCAGGTAATGCCATCATCTTACGCGGCGGAAAAGAAGCTTTTTACTCTAATCGAGCACTTGTTCAATCGATTCAACAGGCTTTAGAGCTAGTTGATTTTCCAAAATATTGTGTTCAATTCATTGATGATACTTCAAGAGAAACAGCAACAAAATTCATGCAGTTATCAGATTATCTAGATGTTCTAATCCCTCGTGGTGGTGCGAACTTAATTCAATCTGTGGTTAAAAATGCCACTGTCCCTGTTATTGAAACTGGAACTGGAAACTGTCATGTATATGTTGATGAACACGCCAATTTAACTATGGCAAAAGATATTGTGATTAACGGTAAGTGTCAACGTCCTTCAGTATGCAATGCGACAGAATCACTTTTAGTGAACGCAACTATTGCTAAGGAATTTTTTGAACTGGTTTACCCTGAACTTGAAGCCAATCATGTTAAATTAAGAGCGGATCAAGCATCTTTGGTTTACCTACCTTCTGCTACACTTGCAACAGAGGAAGATTTTGCCACAGAATTTAATGACCTAATCTTATCTGTAAAAATCGTCAATAATCTAGATGAAGCTATCCAACATATTAACCATTACGGAACGAAACATTCCGAAGTGATTGTAACAGACAGCTATCAGCACTCTCAAAAATTTATGCAACAAATTGACGCAGCCGCTGTTTACGTCAATGCATCTTCTCGCTTTACTGATGGTAGCGTATTTGGATTTGGTGGAGAAATTGGCATTAGCACACAAAAATTACACGCTAGAGGTCCAATGGGATTAAACGAATTAACTACCACAAAATATATCATCTTTGGGGAAGGACAAACTAGACGTTAA
- the proB gene encoding glutamate 5-kinase, which translates to MSRKTLLKKSKRLVIKVGTSSLVLPNSEINLRAIDQLAFTLSSLRQLGYEVILVSSGAIGVGMNLLGLEKRPETIAKQQAVAAIGQSELIKIYTQRFTSYHQQSAQVLLTRDVIDFPTSRQNVINTFEELLTMGVIPIVNENDSVSVDELDHLTKFGDNDQLSAIVCKLAQADLLLMLSDIDGFYSDNPHTNPDAILYSHITKITEMMEDAAGGKGSVFGTGGMTSKLKAAKRVLDNQSQMILASGKDPAILFDILEGKEVGTLFSN; encoded by the coding sequence TTGAGCAGAAAAACATTATTAAAAAAAAGCAAGCGACTTGTTATAAAAGTTGGAACAAGCTCTCTTGTTCTACCCAATTCTGAAATAAATTTACGTGCTATTGATCAATTAGCTTTTACCTTATCTTCTTTAAGACAACTTGGATATGAGGTTATCTTGGTTTCTTCAGGTGCAATTGGTGTTGGAATGAACTTATTAGGATTAGAAAAACGACCTGAGACTATAGCTAAACAACAGGCTGTTGCAGCGATTGGTCAATCTGAATTAATCAAGATATACACTCAACGATTTACTTCTTATCACCAGCAATCAGCCCAAGTATTACTCACTCGTGATGTCATCGATTTCCCAACAAGTAGACAAAATGTTATTAATACATTTGAGGAGTTATTAACTATGGGGGTTATCCCAATCGTAAACGAAAATGACAGTGTCTCAGTAGATGAACTCGATCACTTAACAAAATTCGGTGATAATGATCAACTATCTGCTATTGTTTGTAAATTAGCACAAGCAGACCTACTCCTAATGCTTTCAGACATTGATGGTTTTTATAGTGATAATCCTCATACTAATCCAGATGCGATATTGTACTCTCATATCACAAAAATTACAGAAATGATGGAAGACGCAGCTGGTGGTAAAGGGAGCGTTTTTGGAACTGGTGGTATGACAAGTAAATTAAAAGCAGCAAAGCGTGTGTTAGACAATCAATCACAAATGATTTTAGCTAGCGGTAAAGATCCTGCTATTTTATTCGACATTTTAGAGGGAAAAGAAGTAGGTACACTATTTTCAAATTAG